A region from the Aphis gossypii isolate Hap1 chromosome 1, ASM2018417v2, whole genome shotgun sequence genome encodes:
- the LOC114126275 gene encoding vesicle transport protein SFT2A has protein sequence MDMLKKALSGQDRDNDSSTGILPNVNQMSSLEWSTRIKGFIACFVIGIFFSLLGATALVLPLHRRIAVFGIFYTLGNVTSLLSTCFLMGPVKQIKKMFSSSRIIATIIALAMIVLTLVAAIGMKNAPLTFLCIIFQFLALTWYSLSYIPYARDAIKSSMSTIIA, from the exons ATGGATATGCTAAAGAAAGCGTTGAGTGGTCAAGATCGAGACAATGATAGTTCTACTGGAATTTTACCT AATGTTAATCAAATGTCATCACTAGAATGGTCTACTCGTATCAAAGGATTTATTGCATGCTTTgtaattggaatttttttttcactattgGGTGCCACAGCATTAGTTTTACCTCTACATAGAAGAATAGCtgtatttggtattttttatacactcgGAAATGTTACATCGCTTCTtag tacttgttttttaatgggaccagtaaaacaaataaaaaagatgTTTTCATCCTCTAGAATTATTGCAACAATCATTGCTCTTGCAATGATAGTCCTTACATTAGTTGCTGCAATTGGC atGAAAAACGCCCCATTAACTTTTCtttgcattatttttcaatttcttgcATTGACATGGTACTCTTTGTCTTACATACCTTATGCTAGAGATGCCATTAAAAGCTCGATGTCTACAATCATAGCATAA